One window from the genome of Leucobacter aridicollis encodes:
- a CDS encoding InlB B-repeat-containing protein: MVFGSLLLTAPAHAAESVSVDTADELRDAFNDASVDTAIELSAAFPDELPGTLSLTNSAGIAIEIDGTNHSLSAPAVGRHIQLTVGGAGSVALRNLELAPRADGTNGGLQVTQNDSAAVELSGITVADLGASAVVLGGSGSGQLLLEDMTIARNSASTGAALSFGRNNADAQTTMNRISVLENVGTNGAGYSGGAMSFRADSRGAVLIQNSLFRDNEFREGGAQPRGGAISLHNSYVQLTLHNDLFEGNSTASSSTPANADGGAVSVMNPNQTHNGSLTVTNSSFIGNTAQDDGAAIFVEGQNASSTPPFLTKLTVKNSTFANNVSGGETADTGGAIQVSLRVEVDISNNTFFGNTKDQGRGGVDFGVHTTFNSGGFQRPAGALADNVFTRSNSVAGMLGTSLTCSGGVACSVPAGEEEAYAKGIFGTVTPEPAANGTTVIAGDARSGAESRAIPTLAIVPPVTDATPTASRIVTGDTGLDADERGVAYRPTGPQDAGAYTMDYVRFDAAENGGSWTGLTPALPGEQGSFISDATASNGWFEVASPGASVPLPATNPTPPAGKSFIGWFESPTGGTQVTAPVAVAGQTVYAQFADVEYTVTFEPGNGEASFSETVAHGDTVAEPAEPVREGFTFAGWTLDGDEYDFAAAVTSDLTLIAVWEEVPVVEHTVTFDPQNGEASFTEAVTDGEAVTKPADPTREGFTFTGWTLAGAAYDFDSPVTADITLVAGWEEVAVVTHTVTFDPQNGSDPTEIQVADGDPVAQPADPTREGFTFIGWTLQDVDYDFDSPVTSDITLVAQWEEIPVVTHTVTFDPDNGEATSTESVVDGGSVAKPADPVKDGFAFTGWTLDGEPYEFSKAVTADITLVAAWEEVPAVTHVVTFDPDNGDEVSTVTVVDGELVAQPSDPVREGHTFAGWTLNGEPYDFATPVTADTTLLASWEPVGAKNHTVTFDPDNGQASTTVTVADGKAVAKPADPVRDGYTFTGWTLNGAVYDFSSPVTTDLTLVAAWKTAVVPPTVDPNKPTPPVIETTGGAPLAPVALAAVLLLGLGVIAVVRARRSWVRGQE, translated from the coding sequence ATGGTGTTCGGCTCACTGCTGCTCACCGCCCCGGCACATGCGGCCGAGTCTGTCTCGGTCGACACAGCTGACGAATTACGTGACGCGTTCAATGACGCCTCCGTCGATACCGCGATCGAGCTGAGCGCTGCATTCCCCGATGAGCTCCCCGGCACGCTGTCTCTGACAAATAGTGCGGGTATAGCAATCGAAATCGACGGCACCAATCACTCTCTGAGCGCTCCAGCAGTGGGCCGCCACATTCAGCTCACCGTGGGCGGGGCCGGCTCCGTTGCATTGCGAAACCTTGAACTCGCGCCTCGGGCTGACGGGACCAACGGCGGTCTCCAGGTCACTCAGAATGACAGCGCCGCAGTCGAGCTCAGCGGCATCACAGTCGCTGACCTCGGCGCGAGCGCAGTCGTGCTCGGCGGATCCGGATCGGGGCAGCTGCTACTCGAAGACATGACGATAGCGAGAAACTCGGCAAGTACGGGCGCGGCGCTGTCGTTCGGTCGCAACAATGCAGACGCTCAAACCACGATGAATCGAATCAGTGTGCTTGAGAACGTCGGAACCAACGGCGCTGGTTACTCGGGCGGCGCGATGAGCTTCAGAGCCGACTCGCGCGGCGCCGTCCTGATCCAGAACTCGCTCTTTCGCGACAACGAATTCCGTGAAGGGGGAGCGCAGCCCCGCGGCGGGGCCATTTCGCTGCACAATTCGTACGTGCAGTTGACACTGCACAATGACCTCTTCGAGGGCAACAGCACGGCCTCGTCCTCGACCCCGGCGAACGCCGACGGTGGCGCTGTCTCCGTCATGAACCCCAACCAGACGCACAACGGGTCGCTGACGGTGACAAACAGCTCGTTTATCGGCAACACTGCGCAGGACGATGGGGCGGCCATTTTTGTCGAGGGGCAGAACGCTTCCTCAACTCCACCGTTTCTCACGAAACTGACAGTCAAGAACTCCACGTTTGCGAACAACGTGTCTGGCGGCGAGACTGCTGACACTGGCGGTGCCATCCAGGTCTCGCTGCGCGTCGAGGTCGATATTTCGAACAACACGTTCTTTGGCAACACGAAGGATCAGGGGCGCGGCGGCGTCGACTTCGGTGTCCACACGACGTTCAACTCTGGTGGATTTCAGCGGCCCGCCGGGGCGCTCGCAGACAACGTCTTCACTCGGTCGAATTCGGTGGCAGGCATGCTCGGAACATCCCTGACCTGCTCCGGCGGTGTCGCCTGCAGCGTCCCTGCAGGCGAAGAGGAGGCGTACGCGAAGGGGATCTTTGGGACAGTCACTCCTGAGCCGGCTGCCAACGGCACCACAGTGATCGCGGGCGACGCGCGTTCTGGGGCAGAAAGCCGAGCGATCCCAACCCTTGCGATCGTGCCGCCTGTGACCGACGCAACGCCCACTGCGTCTCGCATCGTGACTGGCGACACTGGGCTTGACGCAGATGAGCGCGGCGTCGCCTACCGTCCAACCGGCCCACAGGATGCGGGCGCGTACACGATGGACTACGTACGATTCGACGCAGCCGAGAACGGGGGCTCGTGGACGGGACTGACGCCCGCCTTGCCAGGCGAGCAGGGGAGCTTCATTAGCGACGCAACCGCCTCCAATGGCTGGTTTGAGGTCGCGTCACCGGGCGCCTCAGTGCCGCTGCCAGCAACTAACCCGACCCCGCCGGCAGGCAAATCCTTTATCGGCTGGTTCGAGAGCCCGACAGGGGGAACTCAGGTGACCGCGCCAGTCGCTGTAGCCGGCCAAACCGTCTACGCGCAGTTCGCTGACGTTGAATACACGGTGACCTTCGAGCCTGGCAACGGCGAGGCCTCATTCTCTGAAACCGTCGCACACGGAGATACAGTCGCCGAGCCAGCCGAGCCTGTACGTGAGGGCTTCACCTTCGCTGGCTGGACTCTCGATGGAGACGAGTACGACTTCGCGGCGGCGGTGACCTCCGATCTGACACTCATCGCGGTGTGGGAAGAGGTGCCTGTCGTCGAGCACACAGTCACATTCGACCCGCAAAACGGAGAGGCGTCATTCACCGAAGCCGTCACAGACGGTGAAGCCGTGACCAAGCCCGCCGACCCGACTCGGGAAGGCTTCACGTTCACTGGGTGGACGCTTGCAGGGGCAGCATACGACTTCGACAGCCCAGTCACCGCTGACATCACGTTGGTGGCGGGTTGGGAGGAGGTGGCCGTCGTTACCCACACGGTGACGTTTGATCCGCAGAACGGCTCGGACCCGACCGAAATTCAGGTCGCTGACGGCGACCCTGTGGCGCAGCCTGCCGATCCGACTCGTGAGGGCTTCACCTTTATCGGCTGGACCCTGCAAGACGTCGACTACGACTTCGATAGCCCTGTCACCTCAGACATTACTCTCGTTGCGCAGTGGGAAGAGATCCCGGTTGTCACTCACACAGTGACATTTGATCCAGACAATGGCGAGGCGACATCTACGGAGAGTGTCGTCGACGGCGGCTCGGTCGCGAAGCCAGCTGACCCCGTCAAGGATGGGTTTGCCTTCACTGGGTGGACGCTCGACGGTGAACCATACGAGTTCAGTAAGGCGGTGACAGCTGACATCACGCTCGTTGCAGCTTGGGAGGAAGTGCCCGCCGTGACGCACGTCGTGACTTTCGATCCCGATAACGGTGACGAAGTCTCCACCGTGACTGTTGTCGACGGCGAACTCGTCGCGCAACCGAGCGACCCTGTGCGCGAGGGACACACATTCGCCGGCTGGACGCTGAACGGCGAACCGTACGACTTCGCGACGCCCGTGACAGCAGACACAACGCTGCTTGCGTCGTGGGAGCCTGTTGGAGCGAAGAATCACACGGTGACATTCGACCCCGACAACGGGCAAGCCTCAACGACGGTCACAGTGGCCGACGGGAAGGCGGTGGCGAAGCCCGCAGACCCAGTACGTGACGGCTACACCTTCACCGGGTGGACGCTGAATGGAGCTGTCTACGACTTCAGCTCCCCGGTCACCACCGATCTGACGCTGGTGGCGGCCTGGAAGACTGCCGTTGTGCCGCCAACTGTTGACCCGAACAAGCCGACTCCGCCAGTGATCGAGACGACGGGTGGGGCGCCACTCGCGCCGGTTGCGCTTGCTGCCGTGCTGCTTCTCGGTCTCGGGGTCATCGCTGTAGTCCGCGCCCGACGGAGTTGGGTGCGCGGGCAAGAGTAG
- the dctP gene encoding TRAP transporter substrate-binding protein DctP, with product MPPTHFLATDLIVPWQEEVTERTGGRVTFDYYPGGQLVETSELYAAVQGGVVDAAIFPPTVAAPVDLPLSGVVALPGIQAPAGLPEASAAYTGLLLGSLAELEWEPKGVTPMLGLIVGQNQLVNRGAPVRGIDDWRGLTVRGSGGMLDIVIVEAGGAAATLATTEIYEALQRRTIDTSITSGETAAQYKLEEVAESISVNSQLGLAAVTLAMSTATWDGFPPDIQHAIREASAAALERFGEATAGLFDSIREQLGDQVDFYTLTAEDVESLHPAVTAAQAAWISEHEAQGLPAQEVFDEWVRAARAAAGE from the coding sequence ATGCCCCCCACTCACTTCCTCGCGACTGATCTCATTGTGCCGTGGCAGGAGGAGGTTACCGAGCGAACGGGTGGGCGGGTGACATTTGACTACTATCCGGGCGGTCAGCTCGTTGAGACCTCAGAGCTCTACGCGGCGGTGCAGGGAGGGGTTGTCGACGCTGCCATCTTCCCTCCCACTGTCGCCGCACCCGTTGACCTGCCACTCTCTGGCGTCGTCGCGCTCCCGGGCATCCAAGCTCCGGCGGGGCTGCCCGAGGCATCAGCTGCGTACACGGGGCTCCTGCTTGGTTCACTTGCCGAACTGGAGTGGGAACCCAAGGGAGTGACGCCGATGTTGGGGCTCATCGTGGGCCAGAACCAGCTAGTCAACCGTGGTGCACCTGTGAGGGGCATCGATGATTGGCGCGGCCTGACTGTGCGTGGCTCGGGTGGAATGCTCGATATTGTCATCGTCGAGGCAGGTGGCGCCGCGGCGACTCTGGCCACGACCGAAATCTACGAGGCGCTCCAGCGGCGCACGATCGACACGTCGATCACGTCAGGCGAGACCGCCGCTCAGTACAAGCTTGAGGAAGTCGCTGAGTCAATTTCCGTGAACTCGCAGCTTGGCCTCGCCGCGGTCACACTCGCAATGTCGACGGCCACGTGGGACGGCTTTCCGCCAGACATCCAGCACGCAATCAGGGAGGCGTCTGCCGCCGCGCTTGAGCGCTTCGGCGAGGCGACGGCTGGTCTTTTCGATTCCATCAGGGAGCAACTCGGGGATCAGGTCGACTTCTACACGTTGACTGCTGAGGATGTCGAATCGCTCCACCCAGCCGTGACGGCGGCCCAGGCAGCGTGGATCTCGGAGCATGAGGCTCAGGGGCTTCCCGCCCAGGAAGTGTTCGACGAGTGGGTGCGGGCGGCGCGCGCTGCGGCGGGCGAGTAA
- a CDS encoding helix-turn-helix transcriptional regulator: MKRSERLHALSEALRRSGTRGVTAAGLAAQFGVSLRTVKRDIDALENSGLPVWARPGPGGGYGMLVQGNLPPITLSPAQAVALLAAVTAAADAPFADLAAAGVRKILDVLDPATRVHAGELAQRIWVDNEAAGPRTVRSALEQGLADQRVVRIRYVSAEGEETTRDVEPMIFAATGGHWYLIGWCRLRGAIRWFRTSRVLSARTTNDACTGHHVDEIGPPPATAGPLQAGN, encoded by the coding sequence ATGAAACGTTCGGAGCGGCTGCACGCACTGTCTGAGGCGCTGCGTCGGAGCGGAACCCGAGGGGTGACCGCTGCCGGCCTGGCCGCGCAGTTCGGCGTGTCGCTGCGCACGGTGAAGCGAGACATCGACGCGCTCGAGAACAGCGGACTACCTGTGTGGGCGAGGCCTGGCCCCGGTGGAGGCTACGGAATGCTTGTGCAGGGAAACCTGCCGCCAATCACCCTGAGCCCTGCGCAGGCCGTTGCGTTGCTCGCCGCGGTGACCGCAGCGGCGGATGCGCCGTTTGCCGACCTCGCGGCGGCCGGAGTGCGGAAGATTCTCGACGTGCTCGACCCTGCCACCCGAGTGCACGCCGGCGAGCTCGCTCAACGCATCTGGGTAGACAACGAGGCAGCGGGTCCCCGGACCGTTCGCTCTGCCTTGGAACAGGGCCTCGCTGACCAGCGGGTCGTGCGCATCAGATACGTCTCGGCGGAGGGTGAGGAGACCACTCGCGATGTCGAACCCATGATTTTCGCGGCGACAGGTGGGCACTGGTACCTGATCGGGTGGTGCCGGCTTCGCGGCGCAATCCGCTGGTTTCGAACGTCCAGGGTACTCAGCGCGCGAACAACGAACGACGCCTGCACCGGACACCACGTCGACGAAATCGGTCCGCCTCCTGCGACTGCCGGGCCGCTCCAAGCCGGAAACTAG
- a CDS encoding alpha/beta fold hydrolase, translated as MTSHAPHSAFVLVPGHWLGAWAWDEVVAHLQEAGHRATALTLPGRDPADPDRELRNLTDQARAIEAAIREHRGDVVLVAHSGANGPVTAVLDSSPDIVARVVWVDSGPVGDATAFAPDFPEDTASTAGTASTAGEDGAEHTDALPLPDFAALGKQASLAELSEASLEEFRARALPEPAGVLRERVALRNNARYNVPTTFVCCSLSSADVAALGAAGHPMFAEVPRFTDVTYVDLPTGHWPMWSRPRELASILMATLDR; from the coding sequence ATGACTTCACACGCACCCCACTCAGCATTCGTTCTCGTCCCCGGGCATTGGCTCGGCGCCTGGGCATGGGACGAGGTTGTCGCGCACCTGCAGGAAGCAGGTCACCGCGCCACCGCACTCACGCTGCCAGGCCGGGATCCAGCGGATCCGGATCGCGAACTGCGTAACCTCACCGACCAGGCGCGCGCGATTGAAGCCGCGATTCGCGAGCACCGCGGCGACGTCGTCCTCGTGGCACACAGCGGCGCGAACGGCCCGGTGACGGCGGTGCTCGACAGCTCCCCCGACATCGTCGCGCGCGTCGTGTGGGTCGACAGCGGGCCAGTCGGAGACGCCACTGCGTTCGCACCAGACTTCCCAGAGGACACAGCGAGCACAGCGGGCACAGCGAGCACAGCGGGCGAAGACGGTGCAGAGCACACAGACGCACTGCCACTGCCCGATTTCGCCGCGCTCGGGAAACAGGCGAGCCTTGCGGAGCTCAGCGAGGCATCCCTCGAGGAGTTCCGAGCGCGGGCCCTGCCAGAGCCGGCGGGCGTGCTCCGCGAGCGGGTGGCGCTTCGAAACAACGCACGCTACAACGTGCCAACGACGTTCGTGTGCTGTTCGCTCTCAAGTGCAGACGTAGCGGCCCTCGGCGCTGCGGGTCACCCCATGTTCGCAGAGGTGCCGCGATTCACGGACGTCACCTATGTCGACCTCCCGACAGGCCACTGGCCGATGTGGAGTCGACCGCGCGAGCTTGCATCGATCCTGATGGCCACGCTCGACCGATAG
- a CDS encoding alpha/beta fold hydrolase: MGESGNRGLTAEGEIASGGDSRHALVFGASGLVGRHLVLKLLGAGADVTVAVRSEESGAKVVQWVREHGGLGSVQTAVVDFAAPEILAGGPTAFASVTEIHNCAGLYRFGMSVDEARDANVGIVERVVEFASQLPRLGRLLHISGYRVGGQDPSLVPWSDTHRSAVYGEAGAYEGSKMESDAVFQARATELGLAWTVVNPSSVIGDSVTGESDQLIGLATTVGQLYRGETAALPGGDDVFLPVVTVDYFAAFMERAATDPGAAGRAYWVLDDRTPPLGDMLAHVGRHLGAPVPRVRVPVAVIKRLPQRITKADPETLTFMSADRYPTDAANELAARHGLLQPDVRVSLERWADYLAAHRFGAQPGDDRRYVEAGGIRTFTLGAGDASGLILPGLPINADTWADVASDIDARVVDLPGLGLSGATGITDWGRWLPEVLPTSPVHLVGHSLGAAAAVTAADRFPGRVSALTLVSPFFLQSRSVTRHLPRPLIAAYMRGLNGTGLSRLLTGTDAEADALESSVSDLRRGASRRVAAQLRQTASLRWRAELRVALARFEGPVTIITGAQDPLDSALVAELASRPNIGVVAIPGAGHHPHLTHRALLSEALVGGRESQPGVTV, from the coding sequence ATGGGGGAGAGTGGGAACCGGGGCCTGACGGCCGAGGGCGAGATCGCATCGGGTGGGGATTCGCGTCACGCGCTTGTGTTCGGGGCGTCCGGGCTTGTCGGCAGGCACCTGGTGCTCAAGCTTCTCGGGGCCGGCGCAGACGTCACCGTGGCAGTCCGGTCAGAGGAGTCCGGAGCGAAGGTTGTGCAGTGGGTACGCGAGCACGGTGGCCTCGGATCGGTACAGACAGCCGTTGTCGATTTCGCGGCGCCCGAGATCTTGGCTGGCGGTCCAACGGCCTTCGCCTCAGTCACCGAGATCCACAATTGTGCGGGACTGTACCGCTTCGGGATGTCTGTCGACGAGGCGCGGGACGCAAACGTTGGGATCGTCGAGCGGGTGGTTGAGTTTGCGTCGCAGCTTCCCAGACTCGGGCGACTGCTCCACATCTCTGGTTACAGGGTCGGTGGACAGGATCCGTCCTTGGTGCCCTGGAGCGATACGCATCGCTCGGCGGTGTACGGGGAAGCGGGCGCCTACGAGGGCTCAAAGATGGAGTCTGACGCGGTGTTCCAAGCGCGGGCGACCGAGCTCGGCCTGGCTTGGACAGTCGTGAACCCGTCGAGCGTGATCGGCGATAGCGTCACTGGCGAGTCCGACCAGCTCATTGGGCTTGCGACAACAGTCGGGCAGCTCTACCGCGGGGAGACAGCCGCGCTCCCGGGCGGCGACGACGTCTTCCTGCCCGTCGTCACGGTCGACTACTTTGCGGCATTCATGGAGCGTGCCGCGACCGATCCTGGTGCAGCAGGTCGTGCATATTGGGTGCTCGATGACCGCACGCCGCCGCTCGGCGACATGCTTGCGCACGTCGGAAGGCACCTCGGCGCGCCCGTGCCGCGGGTGCGTGTGCCCGTCGCAGTCATCAAACGCCTGCCACAGCGGATCACCAAAGCCGACCCCGAGACGCTGACGTTCATGTCCGCTGACAGGTATCCGACCGACGCCGCGAACGAGCTTGCAGCGCGACACGGGCTACTGCAGCCAGACGTCAGGGTCTCGCTTGAACGGTGGGCCGACTATCTTGCCGCGCATCGTTTCGGGGCACAGCCCGGCGATGATCGTCGCTACGTGGAAGCGGGCGGCATTCGGACATTCACGCTTGGTGCGGGCGACGCGTCGGGTCTGATCCTGCCAGGACTGCCGATCAACGCAGACACCTGGGCCGACGTAGCGAGCGATATTGACGCTCGGGTTGTTGACCTTCCCGGGCTGGGGCTGAGCGGGGCAACGGGCATCACCGACTGGGGGCGGTGGCTTCCCGAGGTTCTGCCGACCAGCCCGGTCCATCTCGTCGGGCACTCCCTCGGCGCCGCGGCCGCAGTCACTGCAGCGGACAGGTTCCCGGGGCGCGTGAGCGCACTGACTCTCGTATCTCCGTTCTTTCTGCAGTCGCGCTCAGTCACGAGGCATCTCCCGCGGCCGCTCATTGCCGCCTATATGCGTGGGCTCAACGGGACCGGACTCTCGCGGCTGCTGACGGGTACGGACGCGGAGGCCGACGCGCTCGAATCCAGCGTGAGTGACCTGCGCCGAGGGGCTTCTCGCCGCGTCGCAGCGCAACTGCGGCAGACTGCATCGCTGCGGTGGCGGGCCGAGCTTCGCGTAGCCCTCGCACGTTTCGAAGGCCCGGTCACGATCATCACCGGGGCACAGGATCCGCTCGACTCGGCGCTGGTTGCCGAGCTTGCATCGCGCCCGAATATCGGCGTCGTCGCGATTCCCGGAGCCGGGCATCATCCGCACCTCACGCACCGAGCCCTCCTGAGCGAGGCTCTGGTAGGTGGCCGGGAGTCGCAGCCAGGGGTCACTGTATAG
- a CDS encoding TetR/AcrR family transcriptional regulator, with protein sequence MRSQTSGALTKGAQTRARLAAAMLELIQSNGYSGTGLAAVTEHANAPKGSMYFHFPDGKEGLGVAAIELAQEQFETLVLEAAASEGGAAAAVRAVIAAVAAIVGESDYRLGCPVSVVTLEMGAESERLRGACEQAFRAWVTPAARLLEAEGLAAADAASLATAVVSAIEGSVIVSRAMRSTQPLEATADAMAELIAIRLAHGSVA encoded by the coding sequence ATGCGGTCACAGACATCAGGCGCGCTCACCAAGGGTGCGCAGACACGGGCACGCCTCGCGGCGGCCATGCTCGAACTCATTCAGTCGAACGGGTACAGCGGAACGGGACTCGCCGCAGTCACCGAACATGCGAACGCGCCGAAGGGCTCAATGTACTTCCACTTCCCAGACGGGAAAGAAGGGCTTGGTGTCGCCGCCATCGAACTTGCCCAGGAACAGTTCGAGACTCTCGTGCTCGAGGCAGCAGCCAGCGAGGGTGGCGCGGCAGCCGCGGTACGGGCGGTGATCGCGGCCGTGGCGGCAATCGTGGGCGAGAGCGACTACCGCCTGGGCTGTCCGGTGTCTGTTGTCACGCTCGAGATGGGGGCCGAAAGTGAGCGCCTGCGCGGCGCCTGTGAGCAGGCGTTTCGCGCCTGGGTTACGCCGGCAGCGCGACTGCTCGAAGCCGAGGGGCTCGCTGCCGCAGACGCGGCGTCCCTCGCAACCGCAGTCGTCTCGGCGATTGAGGGTTCGGTGATTGTGTCTCGCGCGATGCGCAGCACGCAGCCGCTTGAAGCGACAGCTGACGCAATGGCAGAGCTGATCGCGATTCGCCTCGCTCACGGAAGCGTCGCGTGA
- a CDS encoding MepB family protein: protein MPFTAFRDFELLPAAAGERLGPPRAEEQNTDYEAGLVAIGAETWRIRTARVTPTKPGAFVAVWRRDDDGVTRPFVADEVHDGLLVFVRDGTRFGVFRFTPAHLTDLGVTRTDRSPGKRGFRVYPNWCDELNAQAVRTQVAQSAAFTLLS from the coding sequence GTGCCATTCACTGCGTTTCGCGACTTCGAGCTCCTCCCCGCTGCCGCAGGCGAGCGGCTCGGGCCGCCGCGGGCTGAGGAACAAAACACCGACTACGAGGCTGGCCTCGTCGCCATCGGGGCAGAAACCTGGCGGATTCGCACGGCGCGGGTCACCCCTACGAAGCCTGGGGCGTTCGTCGCCGTCTGGCGGCGCGATGATGACGGGGTGACGAGGCCGTTTGTGGCCGACGAGGTGCACGACGGTCTGCTCGTGTTCGTGCGCGATGGGACGCGCTTTGGGGTGTTCAGGTTCACGCCTGCTCACCTAACGGACTTGGGCGTGACGCGCACTGATAGGAGTCCCGGCAAGCGCGGATTTCGGGTGTACCCGAACTGGTGCGACGAGCTCAACGCGCAGGCGGTGCGCACTCAGGTGGCCCAGTCGGCCGCGTTCACGCTACTCAGCTGA
- a CDS encoding recombinase family protein, protein MTVAAVYLRVSKSDGTDDESLSLETQRRRIRGMCTARDWEYGPEYIDEGVSATKARDGSTEWARMLSHLDTGKFDVIAARDLDRLLRTLQDLVKLIDLGAKIATADGEIDLTSADGEFRATMLAAVARFEIRRKSERAIGANETRRKKGVPIMRGRILGYDDDGVTQIDDEAAAVKKAFEDFLAGVKITHIARDLTAQGFTTTRGREWSNENIRSLLSNTRYKGVITKWEPDSEKRKVSKMSAEEYPGAFEAIVSADVFDAVQAKLHAPERRRSWGTEPRYLLTGLALCGRCDDGRTKVYTNYYQRSPSTLKNGERREYAPKRLYACLAHKHLSRNAGPVEEFVEAALLERLMQDDARDLFAPPEERGIDRDALRIERIAAQERFKGLAKLYADGVLDAEAVREQSARLQGRLNELDGLLAPAPSNPGLQVVDAPDVVAAWGALDIPRRRLILAEVMTVTLLPSRRGAKGFDPSLVKIEMKGSQTNLDAIG, encoded by the coding sequence ATGACCGTTGCAGCTGTGTACCTCCGCGTCTCCAAGTCCGATGGGACCGACGACGAGTCTTTGAGTTTGGAGACCCAGCGGAGGCGGATCAGGGGCATGTGCACTGCGCGCGACTGGGAGTACGGCCCCGAGTACATCGACGAGGGAGTCTCCGCCACGAAGGCGCGCGACGGCAGCACCGAGTGGGCGCGGATGCTCTCACACCTCGACACCGGCAAGTTCGATGTCATTGCCGCCCGTGATCTCGACCGCCTGCTGCGCACGCTGCAGGACCTCGTGAAGCTGATCGACCTGGGCGCGAAGATCGCCACGGCCGACGGAGAGATCGACCTGACCTCGGCTGACGGCGAGTTCCGCGCGACGATGCTCGCGGCGGTCGCCCGGTTCGAGATACGCCGGAAGTCCGAGCGCGCCATCGGCGCGAACGAAACCCGGCGCAAGAAGGGCGTTCCGATCATGCGAGGCCGCATCCTCGGCTATGACGACGACGGCGTGACTCAGATCGACGACGAGGCAGCGGCGGTGAAGAAGGCGTTCGAAGACTTCCTTGCCGGAGTGAAGATCACGCACATCGCCCGCGATCTGACGGCGCAGGGGTTCACCACGACGAGGGGTCGCGAGTGGTCGAACGAGAACATCCGTTCGCTGCTGAGCAACACGCGTTACAAGGGCGTCATCACGAAGTGGGAGCCCGATTCCGAGAAGCGGAAAGTCTCGAAGATGTCGGCCGAGGAGTATCCCGGCGCGTTCGAGGCCATCGTGTCCGCCGATGTCTTCGACGCGGTGCAGGCGAAGCTGCACGCGCCTGAACGCCGCCGGAGCTGGGGCACCGAGCCGCGATACTTGCTGACCGGTCTCGCGCTGTGCGGCAGGTGTGACGACGGCCGGACGAAGGTGTACACCAACTACTACCAGCGCTCCCCCAGCACACTCAAGAACGGCGAGCGCCGCGAGTACGCACCGAAGCGTCTGTACGCCTGCCTCGCGCACAAACACCTCTCCCGCAACGCGGGGCCGGTGGAGGAGTTCGTCGAGGCTGCACTGCTGGAACGACTTATGCAGGACGACGCCCGAGATCTCTTCGCGCCGCCAGAGGAGCGAGGCATCGACCGTGACGCGCTGCGGATCGAGAGGATCGCGGCGCAGGAGCGCTTCAAGGGCCTGGCCAAACTGTACGCCGACGGCGTTCTCGACGCCGAGGCCGTGCGCGAGCAGTCCGCACGGCTCCAGGGCCGCCTGAACGAGCTCGACGGACTACTTGCCCCTGCGCCGTCGAACCCGGGCTTGCAGGTCGTGGATGCCCCCGATGTCGTGGCCGCATGGGGAGCGCTCGACATCCCGCGCCGTCGGCTGATCTTGGCCGAGGTGATGACGGTGACGCTGCTCCCATCCCGACGCGGCGCAAAGGGATTCGATCCGAGCCTCGTGAAGATCGAGATGAAAGGCTCGCAGACAAACCTGGACGCGATCGGATAG